A region of Merismopedia glauca CCAP 1448/3 DNA encodes the following proteins:
- a CDS encoding translation initiation factor — MSSTKTPKPRIVYQEFGNSDPVEATQRPSEELPANQHKLKVEASRKGRKGKTVTVVSGFQVSPETLQTLLKQLKAQCGAGGTIKDNEIEIQGDHKQKLVEILTNLGYKVKSSGG, encoded by the coding sequence ATGAGTTCTACTAAAACCCCTAAACCTCGCATCGTTTATCAAGAATTTGGTAACAGCGATCCTGTTGAAGCCACCCAAAGACCAAGTGAAGAATTACCAGCTAACCAACACAAGTTGAAGGTTGAAGCCTCCCGTAAAGGCAGGAAAGGGAAAACTGTGACGGTAGTTAGTGGTTTTCAGGTTTCGCCAGAAACTTTGCAAACGTTACTGAAGCAACTCAAGGCTCAATGTGGTGCAGGTGGCACGATTAAAGACAACGAAATTGAAATTCAAGGCGATCATAAACAGAAATTAGTCGAAATACTGACGAATTTGGGCTATAAAGTCAAAAGTAGTGGCGGATAA
- the rpmI gene encoding 50S ribosomal protein L35, which produces MPKLKTRRAAAKRFQVSGSGKKIMRRKANRNHILEHKTTERKRRLGKKALVDESDELNVRLMLPYL; this is translated from the coding sequence ATGCCCAAACTTAAAACTCGCAGAGCCGCAGCCAAAAGGTTTCAGGTAAGCGGTAGCGGCAAAAAGATTATGCGCCGCAAAGCAAACCGAAACCACATCCTAGAGCATAAAACCACAGAGCGGAAGCGTCGTCTAGGCAAAAAAGCGTTAGTCGATGAAAGCGATGAGTTAAACGTCCGGTTGATGTTGCCTTATTTGTAA